The genomic DNA TGGCGAACGATACGGGCGTCGGAGGGATCAGAGGTAGCCGGCGCTCGGAAGCACGCCCGCTATCGCGAGGATCCCGACGACGAGCATCGCGATGGCGATCGCCATCGCCGGCGGGTCGACGTGGGTCCCTGAGTGGGCGTAGAACAGTCGCTGGGTCAGCTCACCCAGGAGCCCACTGATGGCACCGAACACCCCGGCCGCCAGGATGGCGACCGTGGCACCGGTCACGCCGAGTGCGTCGACGGGGAACACCACGCTGGAGGGGTCACCGAACGCCGCCGTCGCGATCACCGCGCCGACCGCGCCGACGAGGGTGATGTGGTGGGTCACCGGGATCTTCTCGACGCCGAGGTTCAGGAACAGCAGGCTGATCGCCGAGATGGCGTAGCCGAGGAAGATGCTCCCGGTCTGCAGGTAGATGAACCCGCCGAGGATACCGCCGACGAGCCCGATGAGGGCGACGCCGGACCACTTGTACTGGTGGGGGAGCCACGGCTCGGTCGCCAGTCGGCCCCTGTGCTCCTCGGCCACCTGACCGCCGTCGGTGGCCGTCCGCGGCTCCTCGCGCTCGAACGGCGACATATCGAGCAGGCCGGAGCCCCGGGACTTCCCGACGAGGGGGTAGCCGAAGGCGAGCCGGGCGATGAACGCGGTCGTGAACACGGAGACGGCGATCATGTCCGTCGCGGCGACCCCGCCGACGACCACCAGCGCGCCGCCGACACGGGTGATCAGCATCCCCAGCAGGCCGAAGATGGCGCCGACCGCGAGGATGTCGGGCTTCGTGCCGAACGCGTAGAGGATGTTCTTCCCGAAGTGGTAGTCCCAGTCGTCCGGCTCCATCTCCGGGTACTTCTTGCCCGCGTAGGCGGAGGCGGCCACACCGCCGGCGAAGGCGATGTGCGGGCCGGTGATGGCCCCGAACCCGATGACGCCGGTGATGCCGGCCGCGAACTCCCCGGCGGGGATGGACTCGACGCTCCCGGTCAGCGCCCGCCGGAGGATGGCGACCCCCTCACCGAGGAAGACGACGAACCCGGTGAAGATGAAGGCCGGGAGCGCGCCGATTGCCGCGCCGAACGCGCCGCCGGCGAGGGCGGTGATCACCAGCAGGATGAACTGCTTCCACTCGATGCCGAGCAGCGGCACCTGGAGGAACACGTCGAACATGGTCAGTCACCCCCCTCGTCACGGGCCCAGTCCCGTGACCGCTCGACGGCGTCGTCCCAGCGGTCGTACATCTGGTCGGCCTTCTCCGGCTCCATCCGGGCCGAGAACTGGCGGTCGACCTGCCAGTTCTCCCGGAGTTCGTCGACGTCGTTCCAGTAGCCGACCGCGAGCCCGGCGGCGTACGCCGAGCCCAGGGCGGTCGTCTCGTCGACCTCCGGCCGGGCGATGTCCGTCTGGATGATGTCGGACTGGAGCTGGCAGAGGAAGTTGTTCTTGACCGCGCCGCCGTCGACGCGCAGGCGGTTCATCTCGACGCCCGCGTCGGCCTCCATCGCCTCGGCGATGTCCCGTGTCTGGTAGGCGATGGACTCCAGCGTCGCGCGGACGATGTGCTCGCGGCGGGTGCCGCGCGTCATCCCGACGATGGTCCCGCGGGCGCGGCCGTCCCAGTGGGGGGCGCCCAGCCCGGTGAACGCGGGCACGACGTAGACCCCGTCAGTGGAGTCGACCGACCGCGCGAGCTCGGCGGTCTCGGTCGGGTCGTCGATGAGCTGGACGTCCTCGAGCCACTCGATGGCGGCCCCGGTCACGAAGATAGAGCCCTCCAGGGCGTACTGGACGGGCTCGCCGGATTGCTGGAAGCCGACCGTCGTCAGCAGGCCATGCTCGGAGCTGACCGGCTCGTCGCCGGTGTTCATCAGGAAGAAGGAGCCCGTGCCGTAGGTGTTCTTCGCGTCGCCGGCGTCGAAGCAGGTCTGCCCGAACAGTGCGGCCTGCTGGTCACCCAGCGCGCCCGCGACCGGAATCTCGGCCCCCAGGAACCCCTCCGGGTCCGTGTAGCCGTAGTAGTCCTCGTCGCTCGAGGGCCGGACCTCGGGCAGCAGCTGGACGGGGACGTTGAACTCCTCCAGCAGCTCGTCGTCCCACTCCATCTCCCGGATGTTGTACAGCATCGTCCGGGAGGCGTTGGTGACGTCCGTCACGTGCCGCCCCGTGAGCTTGTAGATGAGCCACGAGTCGATGGTCCCCATCCGGAGTTCGCCCTCCTCGGCCCGCTCGCGGACGTCCTGTGGTCGGACCCGCTCGAGCTTGATGGGGTCGGCGTTGTCGAGCAGCCACTCCGCCTTCGTCGCCGAGAAGTACGCGTCGCACTCCAGGCCGGTCTTCTCGCGGATCCACTCGACCTTGCCGGCCTCCTGGATCTCCTCGACGCGGTCGGTGGTCCGGCGGTCCTGCCAGACCAGCGCGTTGTAGATGGGCTTGCCGCTCTCGACGTCCCAGATGAGCGTCGTCTCGCGCTGGTTCGTGATGCCCAGCCCGGCGAGCTGCTCCGGGTCCAGGTCGGCCTCGCGCAGCGCGCGACTTACCACGGTCTTGGTGTTCTCCCAGATCTCCATGGGGTCGTGTTCGACCCAGCCGGGTTCCGGGTAGATCTGTTCGTGCTTCTCGTATGCGTTGGCGACGACCTGGCCCGCGTGGTCGAAGACCATGAAGCGGGTCCCTGTCGTCCCCTGATCGATCGCGCCGACGTACGTGTTTGCTGGCATGGTTTGCTCCTCCGTTGTGGCCCCTTCCGCCGGGACCTGCACTGCCGACCAATATTTTACTACTGGTGTGGCACCGAGAGTGGATAACTGAGCACGAGCACATAAATCTTTGTGTGCTAATGACACGCTACCGGCTATGGACGCCTCGAATGACCCCCTTCGACGCCGTATCTGTCGTCATGCGGGGACGTTCATCTGTAGTTACTGACGAACGGCTCCCGGAGATAAGAATAAGTCCCCCCACCCACAACGTGTAGTGAACCCGTGACACACTCCACCGACGTCCTCGTCGTCGGGGGCGGCTCGACCGGCTGTGGCATCGTGCGCGACCTCGCGATGCGCGGCGTCGACGCCACCCTCGTCGAGAAGGGGAACCTGACCCACGGCACGACCGGCCGCATGCACGGGCTGCTCCACAGCGGCGGCCGGTACGCCGTCTCCGACCAGGCCAGCGCCACGGAGTGCATCGAGGAGAACTACGTGCTCCGGGACATCGCCGCGCACTGCGTCGAGGAGACCGGCGGCCTGTTCGTCAAGCGCCCGGAGGACTCCGGGGAGTACTTCCAAGAGAAACTGCAGGGGTGTCGCGACTGCGACATCCCCGCCGAGGTCCTCTCGGGCGCGGAGGCCCGCGAGCGCGAACCGTACCTCGCCGCCGACGTCGACAGGGCCATCGCCGTGCCCGACGCCGCCATCGACCCGTTCCGGCTCTGCGTGGCCAACGCCGCCGACGCCGCCGACCACGGCGCCCGCATCGCGACCCACGCGGAGGTGACCGACGTACTCGTCGAGGCCGGCGAGGTGGTCGGCGTCGAGGTCCGACACGGTGACGGACCTCGCAAGGCCACCACCGAGGTCGGCTCGACCGAGCGCATCGAGGCCGACCACGTCGTCAACGCGACGGGCGCGTGGGCCGGGCAACTGGGCGCGATGGCCGGCGTCGATGTCGAGGTGCGCCCCTCGAAGGGCGTGATGACGGTGATGAACACCCGCCAGGTCGACACCGTCGTCAACCGCTGCCAGCCCAAGGGCGACGCCGACATCGTCGTCCCCCACGAGACCGCCTGCATCCTCGGGACGACCGACGAGGAGGTCGACGACCCCGAGGACTACCCCGAGCACCGCTGGGAGGTCGATCTGATGATCGAGGAGCTGGCGGAGCTGGTCCCCATCCTCCGCGAGGCGCGTACCCTCCGGTCGTTCTGGGGCGTGCGGCCCCTGTACGAGCCGCCCGGAACCGGCACGGAGGACCCGACCGACATCACGCGGGACTTCTTCCTGCTCGACCACGACGACCGCGACGGCCTGCCCGGCATGACCAGTATCGTCGGCGGGAAGCTCACCACATTCCGGATGATGGCCGAGGACATCGCGGACCACGTCTGCGGGAAACTCGGCGTCCGCGCCACCTGCCGGACCGCCGACCACTCCCTCCCCGGCAGCGACGACATCGGCGCCCTCCACGAGCGGATGGACGAGTTCGGGCTCCGCTCGCCCGTCAGTCGGCGCTCGGCCCAGCGCCTGGG from Haloglomus litoreum includes the following:
- the glpK gene encoding glycerol kinase GlpK, which gives rise to MPANTYVGAIDQGTTGTRFMVFDHAGQVVANAYEKHEQIYPEPGWVEHDPMEIWENTKTVVSRALREADLDPEQLAGLGITNQRETTLIWDVESGKPIYNALVWQDRRTTDRVEEIQEAGKVEWIREKTGLECDAYFSATKAEWLLDNADPIKLERVRPQDVRERAEEGELRMGTIDSWLIYKLTGRHVTDVTNASRTMLYNIREMEWDDELLEEFNVPVQLLPEVRPSSDEDYYGYTDPEGFLGAEIPVAGALGDQQAALFGQTCFDAGDAKNTYGTGSFFLMNTGDEPVSSEHGLLTTVGFQQSGEPVQYALEGSIFVTGAAIEWLEDVQLIDDPTETAELARSVDSTDGVYVVPAFTGLGAPHWDGRARGTIVGMTRGTRREHIVRATLESIAYQTRDIAEAMEADAGVEMNRLRVDGGAVKNNFLCQLQSDIIQTDIARPEVDETTALGSAYAAGLAVGYWNDVDELRENWQVDRQFSARMEPEKADQMYDRWDDAVERSRDWARDEGGD
- the glpA gene encoding anaerobic glycerol-3-phosphate dehydrogenase subunit GlpA, with product MTHSTDVLVVGGGSTGCGIVRDLAMRGVDATLVEKGNLTHGTTGRMHGLLHSGGRYAVSDQASATECIEENYVLRDIAAHCVEETGGLFVKRPEDSGEYFQEKLQGCRDCDIPAEVLSGAEAREREPYLAADVDRAIAVPDAAIDPFRLCVANAADAADHGARIATHAEVTDVLVEAGEVVGVEVRHGDGPRKATTEVGSTERIEADHVVNATGAWAGQLGAMAGVDVEVRPSKGVMTVMNTRQVDTVVNRCQPKGDADIVVPHETACILGTTDEEVDDPEDYPEHRWEVDLMIEELAELVPILREARTLRSFWGVRPLYEPPGTGTEDPTDITRDFFLLDHDDRDGLPGMTSIVGGKLTTFRMMAEDIADHVCGKLGVRATCRTADHSLPGSDDIGALHERMDEFGLRSPVSRRSAQRLGSRAADVLDTDGPNPVVCECEAVTRAEVRDAIDDAGRDLNAVRLRTRASMGTCQGGFCCHRMAAELEPEFGADAARASLDELYQERWKGQRHALWGEQLSQAMLNHMLHATTMNRDGDPARLDADVDFGAFDRGAAQSGDPAGPAESAATDGGTPGDGTTEGSGWP